One genomic segment of Candidatus Fusobacterium pullicola includes these proteins:
- the rplJ gene encoding 50S ribosomal protein L10, with product MATQAKIEQVAELAEKIRKAQSVVLVDYQGITVNEETELRKKVREAGAEYLVAKNRLFKIALKEAGVEDSFDDLLEGTTAFAFGYADPVAPAKLVFDLAKEKAKAKKEVFKIKGGLLTGKRVEATEVEALAKLPSRDQLLSMLLNSMLGPIRKLAYATVAIADKKEAETTAE from the coding sequence ATGGCAACTCAAGCAAAAATCGAACAAGTAGCTGAACTAGCAGAAAAAATAAGAAAAGCTCAATCAGTAGTATTAGTTGACTATCAAGGAATCACAGTTAACGAGGAAACTGAATTAAGAAAAAAAGTAAGAGAAGCAGGTGCTGAATATCTAGTTGCAAAAAATAGATTATTCAAAATAGCATTAAAAGAAGCTGGAGTAGAAGATTCTTTTGATGATTTATTAGAAGGGACTACAGCATTCGCTTTCGGATATGCAGATCCAGTAGCTCCTGCAAAATTAGTTTTTGATTTAGCAAAAGAAAAGGCTAAAGCAAAAAAAGAAGTATTCAAAATTAAAGGTGGATTATTAACAGGAAAAAGAGTTGAAGCAACTGAGGTAGAAGCTCTAGCTAAATTACCTTCAAGAGATCAATTACTTTCTATGTTACTTAACTCAATGCTTGGACCAATCAGAAAACTTGCTTACGCAACTGTGGCAATCGCTGATAAAAAAGAAGCTGAAACTACAGCTGAATAA
- the rplK gene encoding 50S ribosomal protein L11 — MAKEVIKLIKLQLPAGKANPAPPVGPALGAHGVNIMEFCKAFNAKTQDKAGWIIPVEISVYNDRSFTFILKTPPASDLLKKAAGIQSAAKNSKKEVAGQITTAKLREIAETKMPDLNAGSVEAAMRIIAGSARSMGIKIVD, encoded by the coding sequence ATGGCAAAAGAAGTAATTAAATTAATAAAACTACAATTACCAGCAGGTAAAGCTAACCCAGCTCCACCAGTTGGACCAGCATTAGGAGCTCACGGAGTAAACATCATGGAATTCTGTAAAGCTTTCAATGCAAAAACTCAAGATAAAGCTGGATGGATAATTCCAGTAGAGATCTCTGTTTATAATGACAGAAGTTTCACATTTATATTAAAAACTCCACCTGCATCAGACTTATTAAAGAAAGCAGCAGGAATCCAATCAGCAGCTAAGAACTCTAAAAAAGAAGTTGCTGGACAAATTACAACAGCTAAATTAAGAGAGATTGCTGAAACAAAAATGCCTGATTTAAACGCAGGATCAGTAGAAGCAGCTATGAGAATAATAGCTGGATCAGCAAGATCAATGGGAATAAAAATAGTAGACTAA
- the rplA gene encoding 50S ribosomal protein L1, with translation MAKHRGKKYLEIAKLVETGKLYEVKEALDLVLKTRTAKFTETVEVALRLGVDPRHADQQVRGTVVLPHGTGKTIKVLAITSGANIEKALAAGADYAGADEYINQIQQGWLDFDLAIATPDMMPKLGRLGKILGTKGLMPNPKSGTVTPNIAEAVTEFKKGKLAFRVDKLGSIHVPIGKADFAPEKIEENFKAFLDQITRLKPASSKGQYLRTVAVSLTMGPGIKMDPALVAKYVG, from the coding sequence ATGGCAAAACATAGAGGAAAAAAATACTTAGAAATAGCTAAGTTAGTAGAAACTGGAAAGCTTTATGAAGTTAAAGAAGCTTTAGATCTAGTATTAAAAACTAGAACAGCTAAATTTACAGAAACTGTAGAAGTAGCTTTAAGACTTGGAGTAGATCCTAGACATGCAGATCAACAAGTTAGAGGTACAGTTGTATTACCTCACGGAACAGGAAAAACTATAAAAGTATTAGCTATAACTTCAGGAGCTAACATAGAGAAGGCTTTAGCAGCTGGTGCAGATTATGCAGGAGCTGATGAATATATAAACCAAATTCAACAAGGATGGTTAGATTTCGACTTAGCAATCGCTACTCCTGACATGATGCCTAAATTAGGAAGATTAGGAAAAATTCTAGGAACTAAAGGATTAATGCCTAACCCTAAATCAGGAACTGTAACTCCAAACATTGCAGAAGCAGTAACTGAGTTCAAAAAAGGTAAATTAGCATTCAGAGTTGACAAATTAGGATCAATTCACGTACCAATTGGTAAAGCAGATTTCGCACCTGAGAAAATTGAAGAAAACTTCAAAGCTTTCTTAGATCAAATCACAAGATTAAAACCAGCATCTTCTAAAGGACAATACTTAAGAACTGTTGCTGTGTCACTAACAATGGGACCTGGAATAAAAATGGACCCTGCATTAGTAGCTAAATATGTTGGATAA